A segment of the Gossypium hirsutum isolate 1008001.06 chromosome D10, Gossypium_hirsutum_v2.1, whole genome shotgun sequence genome:
ataaaatggactGGACACGTGGCGGAACAATTGGACGTGGCTCCACCTCCGTCGTCTCCGTCGCTACTGATAACTACTCGGGTGATGTATTTGCCGTTAAGTCCTCTGAGCTTTACCGAGCTGAATCTCTTAAAAGGGAACAGATGATTCTGTCTACATTAAGCTGTCCCCATGTCGTAGCTTATAAAGGGTGCGATGTTTCATCGGAAAATGGTAAGGTTTTGTATAATCTTTTCATGGAATACGCGCCGAAGGGCACCGTCGTGGATGCGATTGAAAAGCACGGTGGTGGCCTGGACGAGGCGACGGTCCGATCGTACACTCGCGGGATTTTATTGGGTCTCCGGTTTCTTCACGGTAACGGGATTGTGCATTGTGATATCAAGGGCCGGAATATTTTGGTCACCGACGATGATGGGGTGAAAATCGCCGACTTGGGTTGTGCTAAGCGAGTTAATGGAGTGTCGTCGTCAGTTTCCGGTACGCCTCTTTACATGGCACCGGAGGTGGCGCGCGGGGAACAACAAGGGTTCCCAGCTGACATATGGGCGCTTGGGTGTACGGTTATCGAGATGGCCACCGGAAAAGCCCCATGGCCTGACGTCGATGACCCATTATCGGCCTTATACCGAATCGGATTCTCATCTGATGTGCCTGAAATACCCAATAATATTTCGAAGCAAGCAAAGGATTTCTTAACCAAGTGTTTAAAAAGAAACCCTTTTGAAAGATGGTCTGTAATTCAACTTCTAGCTCATGAGTTCGTGAATGAATCGAAATTTGCAGTAAATGGAAGAGAAGGGTCTCAATCTGAGACACCCAGCAGCGTATTGAATCGACAATTATGGGATTCAATGGAAGAAATTGATACAAATCAGATTCTTTCTAAGAAACCATGTTTCCCCACCAAGTGTTTGATGAAAAGGATTCAGCTACTGGTTGAAGACGATCTGGTTTTCTCTTTGAAAATGCCTAATTGGGATTGTGATGAAAATTGGGTAACTGTTAGAAGTAATGGTAGTTTAGAAGAAGAAGCGTGGGTTAGCAGTAATAATGTGGATGAACCTCACATGAATGACGATTATGGCTTAGGCTTAGAGATTAGTGGGCAAAAAACTAGTAATAATTTTGAGAGTGGGTGTAAAACAAGTTCATTCAAGGCATGCAAATATGTGACTTTTATCTTATGTACGAAATTGAATTACTGTAATGATAGATATACTTTTAATGCAATTTTACCAGTTGTAGTTATTGGGATTCTAAGTTCATATTTATTGACTCATAAGTCCTTCAAAGTTCTGTCACATCCAAAATACAACTTTATGGATCCAAACCCACATCCTTAAACATGAAAAGCTACCGATTGATCTTACGTAGACCAACCGGTTATTGGTATTCTCATTACGTAGAGTGCGTTCATTTGTGTGTGGTTGATGACGCGGTTAAGAATGATGAGATTTATGAATATCCGAAGATGGAACTTTTAACTTGTGAGTAGAGTTAAGTTGATATTGATCTTAATGCTCAGTAGTTGGCGActaattttgatattgaataaatTGATCTCCTCTAAAAAAATGAGATAGTATTAATTTCTAAAATAAGCAACTAAAGATAACTAATTACGATATTTGTTTTTCCGCCAATTTATCCTACTTTTGATTGGTATAAGAATATATTTAATCTTCAACATTTATAAATTCTTTCATTttggtcttgattctaaaaaaagaatcaacaaatttaactatGATCTAATATTAAGAAATTTAGAATTAAGAACAAATTGAcagaatgtataaatatatggtttaatttgtatagtttttaaaaattaggacaaaattaataaaatatgtaaacaaTGAGGACTATTATATTaatcaaaagtaaaataaattgacAAAGGAAATGGATACTACTAGACCTGTCTATGGGCAGGGCTGGGCCAGGTCCGGAAAAAATTTCAGCCCGACtcttaggcccgggcccggcccggaatatgggcctaaaattttgcccaggcccggcccgagaaaaaGTCCGAGCCTGGCCCAGCCCGGCCCAATTTTtaataaacacacaaaaaaataaaaataaaagtattttaaaagtattttaaaattaaaaataaaaaaaatatttattatattcgtgccgggccgggctcgggccaaaaaagttgagcctgagcccggcccattttttaaacgggcctcatttttttacccaaacccatatttcgggcctatatttttacccgaaccctcccatatttcgggcaggcCGTCAGGCCGGGCCGCCATGGACAGGTCTAGATACTACGATGAATTAAAGTGATAATCAATATCCAAATTGAAGAGTTGAGAGTAACATTAATCTTTGACAGTTTGAAACATGTAATTTGCATATTCGAAGTTGGAACCGATGAGCAGCATCTTTAAAGATAGTAGGAAAGAAGGTTTGAAACATTTATTGTTGTGATTGCTATTTACAGGCTTGCAGGCTGTCTCATTTCAAGTAATTTATGTGTAGAAACCGTGTTAAGGCTCTGTTTTTATTACAAGTCTTGTGGAATGTAGCCTTGGTAAATTGTAGGTTTAATTCATGTCTGCCAACTCTGAGAGGTTGATAGCTGGAACAAATTTATCCATTTCTGAGCTTTTCCGAGTTTTAAATCATAATTTAGTGTTTGAATTTGGTTACAAAAATGtttccatgaattttttttaagttaattttttaacttaataattattttcaaattgagatttaaagattaatttagataaaaaaattcaaatcttaaaaataattgtcaagttcagaGTTTAACttagattaaaaaaattcaagtttaaaccctaaaatgtgatttaatctttttttttctaataattcaATTATTCAAGGGCTAAATCATTGTTTAGAGCCCGAACTTGGCAACAATTCTCATATCGAAGcctgaatttttttattcaagttaagcTCTAAACTTGGTAATTGTTCTCATATTGGAACATGAACTAGACAATTAATCTTAAATTGAAGCTTGaactttttttgtccaaattaatccctaaacttaTCAATTATTATCATATTAAGACCTGAACTTTAAGGTTTTCCAAGGAAATATTagaactaaattggaaaaaaaaaatctaaactctAATGTTGAAACAATTACCAAATTTAGAGATtaacttagataaaaaaattcatgCCCTAATATGTAAGTAGTTACCAAGTTCAAGCCTTAAAAAGTGATTTAATCATATTTGCTCTTTTTAACGTAATACTTAGGAATACTCCACCcccataaataagaagataatgtaTTCCAACGCGTTCAAACCCACATcattaatttaatgataaaatgatatttcggatattttaattttcacttattaaacgaaacccaaaaccttaa
Coding sequences within it:
- the LOC107935350 gene encoding mitogen-activated protein kinase kinase kinase 18, with product MDWTRGGTIGRGSTSVVSVATDNYSGDVFAVKSSELYRAESLKREQMILSTLSCPHVVAYKGCDVSSENGKVLYNLFMEYAPKGTVVDAIEKHGGGLDEATVRSYTRGILLGLRFLHGNGIVHCDIKGRNILVTDDDGVKIADLGCAKRVNGVSSSVSGTPLYMAPEVARGEQQGFPADIWALGCTVIEMATGKAPWPDVDDPLSALYRIGFSSDVPEIPNNISKQAKDFLTKCLKRNPFERWSVIQLLAHEFVNESKFAVNGREGSQSETPSSVLNRQLWDSMEEIDTNQILSKKPCFPTKCLMKRIQLLVEDDLVFSLKMPNWDCDENWVTVRSNGSLEEEAWVSSNNVDEPHMNDDYGLGLEISGQKTSNNFESGCKTSSFKACKYVTFILCTKLNYCNDRYTFNAILPVVVIGILSSYLLTHKSFKVLSHPKYNFMDPNPHP